In Aegilops tauschii subsp. strangulata cultivar AL8/78 chromosome 3, Aet v6.0, whole genome shotgun sequence, one genomic interval encodes:
- the LOC109749383 gene encoding uncharacterized protein, with the protein MCFEFSSCFGGGIKDDYGGERSNHGGCGGRRRGRGRRGDRGNDASYYGEADYKPARAYDHQPAVDEAGRKAHHDGGRKADHAALVAGAGGHGYYDAYAPDKAHETPKLPARHNKVVDDAGYAYNTARFRQQAAPDHREHAAVDYQHYPSTTTTLVRY; encoded by the coding sequence ATGTGCTTCGAGTTCAGCTCCTGTTTCGGCGGCGGCATAAAGGACGACTACGGCGGCGAGCGGTCCAACCATGGCGGCTGTGGCGGtcgccgccgcggccgcggccgcAGGGGGGACCGTGGGAACGACGCCTCCTACTACGGCGAAGCCGACTACAAACCGGCGCGGGCATACGACCACCAGCCGGCCGTCGACGAGGCGGGTCGCAAGGCCCACCATGATGGCGGGCGGAAAGCTGACCACGCCGCCCTGGTCGCCGGCGCCGGTGGCCACGGCTATTACGACGCCTACGCGCCAGACAAGGCTCACGAGACGCCGAAGCTTCCTGCGAGGCACAACAAGGTCGTCGACGACGCCGGCTACGCCTACAACACGGCGCGCTTCCGCCAGCAGGCTGCTCCTGACCATAGGGAGCACGCCGCGGTGGATTACCAGCACTACCCAAGCACTACTACCACTCTCGTAAGGTACTAG